One Leishmania major strain Friedlin complete genome, chromosome 29 DNA segment encodes these proteins:
- a CDS encoding conserved hypothetical protein (previous protein_id=AAZ09598.1), which produces MVSPADYRISEISRFLILVGGVCASSCMSTFYGFNIISKNLADMFNLTGADLTTITTIGIVIGFITFPLGMLLDHMGPMWVCMCACTLNALGALLYALAFNGNIKGNVPTLAVFCAIMNLGCSSFDTGSLMAVLGSFPLTKGPVVAIMKTFTGLGASILALINYSFFRNSDAHYMFFMAALIVCLGTVAVIFIRFPPYHILDHEKTRVPEKMQVRRRLTERAYLTQYPPMARFYLGFGIIIALVIYLTVQSFCVAYANPSDTARMGNTVVIMVLVLCLGLMAAPLPFLGGMEKEPSKDLPDYPEDEVMSFENEDEKRVLQPAVKEMAEDENVLGEVYLKDGHCEVDKKGKKVPDSSDEALVHRQVAFEDAVMLEDENKARMMISDQDPQYQTTFWQSLKRPDIWLCWWNTMATWGCGMVMAFNSAQIYQSLSNNKYERKTNTMYSAIISVASALGRLSMGILEFMVNRQPSETRPVITIAYPVASICMVVGLIFLLALPLESKAIVIGFFFDSFGNGFSWACTALTVRTLFAKDIGKYYNFMYVGAFIAVIALNRFGYGEMYDRQAKANRDADLAAGRVPIYPVCAGKKCVANSFVILLCVNVTAIVGSTWLHLRYRRFILKHRAEKTAEREKCRGFDQQGDGVAQETNLCAAVL; this is translated from the coding sequence ATGGTGTCTCCAGCAGACTACCGGATCAGCGAGATCTCTCGCTTTCTCATTCTTGTTGGAGGCGTATGCGCCAGCTCATGCATGTCCACCTTCTACGGTTTCAACATTATCAGCAAAAACCTTGCGGATATGTTCAACCTGACCGGTGCGGACCTGACCACGATTACGACGATAGGTATCGTTATCGGCTTCATCACGTTTCCGTTGGGTATGCTGCTTGATCACATGGGCCCCATGtgggtgtgcatgtgtgcctgTACGCTCAACGCTCTCGGTGCGCTTCTTTACGCCCTCGCCTTCAACGGCAACATCAAGGGTAACGTTCCCACGCTCGCCGTCTTCTGCGCCATCATGAACCTCGGCTGCTCCTCCTTCGACACGGGCTCCCTAATGGCTGTGCTGGGCAGCTTTCCGCTGACGAAGGGCCCTGTTGTGGCCATCATGAAGACTTTCACTGGCCTCGGTGCGTCCATCCTGGCCCTCATCAACTATAGCTTCTTCCGGAACAGTGATGCGCACTACATGTTCTTCATGGCAGCGCTTATTGTCTGCCTGGGCACCGTGGCAGTCATCTTTATCCGCTTTCCCCCCTACCACATCCTTGATCACGAGAAAACCCGCGTGCCGGAGAAGAtgcaggtgcgccgccgcctgacGGAGCGCGCCTACCTGACGCAGTACCCGCCGATGGCTCGCTTCTACCTTGGTTTTGGCATCATTATTGCGCTTGTCATCTACCTGACAGTGCAGTCCTTCTGTGTAGCGTACGCAAACCCGAGCGACACGGCGCGCATGGGCAACACGGTCGTGATCATGGTGCTTGTCTTATGCCTGGGTCTCATGGCGGCCCCGCTCCCGTTTCTGGGTgggatggagaaggagcCGAGCAAGGACCTCCCCGACTACCCGGAGGACGAGGTGATGAGCTTCGAGAACGAGGATGAGaagcgtgtgctgcagcccGCCGTCAAAGAAATGGCCGAGGATGAGAACGTGCTTGGCGAGGTGTACCTGAAGGACGGCCACTGTGAGGTCGACAAGAAGGGAAAGAAGGTGCCGGACTCCTCTGATgaggcgctggtgcaccgGCAAGTCGCCTTCGAGGATGCCGTGATGCTGGAGGACGAGAACAAGGCGCGCATGATGATTTCCGACCAGGATCCGCAGTATCAGACGACCTTCTGGCAGAGCCTCAAGCGCCCCGACATCTGGCTGTGCTGGTGGAACACGATGGCAACCTGGGGCTGCGGCATGGTCATGGCCTTCAATTCGGCTCAGATCTACCAGTCACTATCGAATAATAAATACGAGCGAAAGACGAACACGATGTACTCCGCCATCATCAGCGTAGCGAGTGCGCTGGGCCGCCTGTCCATGGGTATCCTCGAGTTCATGGTAAACCGCCAGCCCTCCGAGACGCGCCCGGTCATCACCATCGCGTATCCGGTGGCCTCCATCTGCATGGTGGTCGGCCTCATCTTCTTGCTGGCCCTCCCACTAGAGTCGAAGGCCATCGTTATTGGCTTCTTCTTCGATTCCTTCGGCAACGGCTTCAGCTGGGCCTGCacggcgctgacggtgcgcacgctgTTTGCCAAGGACATCGGCAAGTACTACAACTTCATGTACGTCGGCGCCTTCATTGCAGTCATCGCGCTGAATCGCTTTGGCTACGGCGAGATGTATGATCGTCAGGCCAAGGCGAACCGCGATGCCGACTTGGCTGCGGGCAGGGTCCCCATCTACCCCGTCTGCGCCGGCAAGAAGTGCGTCGCCAACAGCTTCGTCATCCTGCTGTGCGTGAACGTAACGGCGATCGTTGGTAGCACATGGCTCCACCTGCGCTACCGCAGGTTCATTCTCAAGCACCGCGCTGAGAAGACCGCGGAACGAGAGAAGTGTCGCGGATTCGATCAGCAGGGGGATGGTGTGGCGCAGGAAACGAACTTGTGTGCTGCCGTACTGTGA